The following coding sequences are from one Microtus pennsylvanicus isolate mMicPen1 chromosome 1, mMicPen1.hap1, whole genome shotgun sequence window:
- the LOC142842647 gene encoding olfactory receptor 8K3-like yields the protein MGNHNLTVVTEFILMGITDHAELQAPLFGLFLIFYLISLIGNLGMIILTTVDPRLQTPMYFFLKHLAITDLGYSTSVGPKMLINFVADQNTISFNLCATQLAFFLVFIVSELFILSAMSYDRYVAICKPLLYTVIMSQRVCWVLVAIPYLYCSFVSLLVTIKIFTLPFCGYNVISHFYCDSLPLLPLLCSDTHEVELIILILAAFDLISSLLVVLGSYLLILIAILRMNSAEGRQKAFSTCGSHLTVVIVFYGTLIFMYVQPNSSHSFDTDKVASIFYTMVIPMLNPLIYSLRNKDVKYALQRTLNNLCKLFSFGFHKI from the coding sequence ATGGGGAATCACAACCTTACAGTGGTGACAGAATTCATCCTGATGGGCATCACAGACCACGCTGAACTTCAGGCCCCATTGTTTGGGCTCTTCCTCATCTTCTATCTGATCTCATTGATTGGCAACCTGGGCATGATCATCCTCACCACAGTGGACCCAAGGCTACAaacacccatgtacttctttctCAAACACCTGGCTATCACAGATCTGGGTTATTCTACATCTGTCGGACCCAAAATGTTAATAAATTTTGTTGCGGATCAAAATACAATATCATTTAACCTTTGTGCTACAcagcttgctttttttcttgtgttcATAGTTAGTGAGCTTTTTATTCTGTCTGCAATGTCCTATGACCGCTACGTGGCCATCTGTAAGCCTCTGCTCTACACTGTCATCATGTCACAAAGGGTATGTTGGGTACTAGTGGCCATTCCTTATCTctattgttcatttgtttctcttctaGTCACAATTAAGATTTTCACTTTGCCTTTCTGTGGCTACAATGTCATCAGTCATTTCTACTGTGACAGTCTTCCTTTGTTACCTCTGCTGTGCTCAGATACACATGAAGTTGAACTGATCATTCTAATTTTAGCAGCCTTTGATTTGATTTCTTCTCTTCTGGTTGTCCTTGGGTCCTACCTGCTAATCCTCATAGCTATTCTGAGAATGAACTCTGCTGAGGGCAGGCAGAAGGCTTTCTCCACCTGTGGGTCACACCTGACAGTGGTCATTGTCTTCTATGGAACTttgatatttatgtatgtgcagcCCAATTCTAGCCACTCCTTTGACACAGATAAAGTGGCTTCCATATTTTATACCATGGTCATTCCCATGTTGAATCCCTTGATCTACAGCTTAAGGAACAAAGATGTAAAATATGCCCTGCAAAGGACATTGAATAATTTgtgcaaattattttcttttggttttcataaaatataa